A genomic segment from Polyangia bacterium encodes:
- a CDS encoding CDP-alcohol phosphatidyltransferase family protein — protein sequence MFFSDVADAYRRTRKPKDILWNRFVARPLAAVFLVPLARTRITPNQITFLTLVIFAGGAVLLALVPGWRALILGAAILELSYVFDCVDGQLARLKRMSSPVGAHLDFLMDELKAFVLVAAIGARLWLGSGDARFLLEALLGLVAVASAISLTTFVRRPEYAAATGASAGHGAGDYGEGFAADDPAVAPKSWSPLRALESLGKFLAHYPSYILLVAAANRIDLFLHVYVAINAAYAARALLGVTIKLGRSA from the coding sequence ATGTTCTTCTCTGACGTGGCGGATGCCTACCGCCGCACGCGCAAGCCGAAGGACATCTTGTGGAACCGCTTCGTGGCGCGGCCGCTGGCGGCCGTGTTCCTGGTGCCGCTGGCCCGCACGCGCATCACGCCCAATCAGATCACCTTCCTGACGCTGGTGATCTTCGCCGGGGGGGCTGTGTTACTGGCCCTGGTGCCGGGCTGGCGCGCGCTGATTCTGGGCGCGGCAATCTTGGAGCTGTCGTATGTCTTCGACTGCGTCGACGGCCAGCTGGCCCGCCTGAAACGAATGTCATCGCCGGTCGGCGCGCACCTGGATTTTCTGATGGACGAGCTCAAGGCGTTCGTCCTGGTGGCCGCCATTGGTGCGCGCCTGTGGCTGGGCTCGGGCGACGCACGGTTCTTGCTGGAGGCGCTGCTGGGATTGGTGGCCGTCGCTTCGGCGATCAGCCTGACCACGTTTGTGCGCCGCCCGGAGTACGCCGCCGCCACCGGCGCGTCGGCCGGACACGGGGCGGGCGACTACGGCGAAGGTTTCGCCGCCGACGACCCGGCGGTCGCCCCGAAAAGCTGGTCGCCGTTGCGCGCGCTCGAATCGCTGGGGAAGTTCTTGGCTCACTATCCGAGCTACATTCTCTTGGTGGCGGCGGCCAATCGGATCGATCTGTTCTTGCACGTCTACGTGGCCATCAACGCCGCCTACGCGGCGCGCGCGCTTCTGGGTGTGACCATCAAGCTGGGGCGTTCGGCGTGA
- a CDS encoding phosphocholine cytidylyltransferase family protein, with amino-acid sequence MKAIIVAAGRGRRLGPETAEIPKCMVAVGGRAILHRQLDALTAAGVDDVVIVRGYLGDKIHPPANFGRALRFVENPEWASNNILASLMYAESEMAGGFLFSYSDIVFAPDHARRLVAAGDDVGLVVDRRWDEAYVGRIQHPVSEAELAKVEGEGPGARVSRVGKRVVAADDAAGEFIGLARFSDPGARALRDAWHAALALGLDRPFGTAASLRNAYLSDALNAMADEAVRLSPLLIDGGWREIDTEEDLARASSVVDSWG; translated from the coding sequence GTGAAGGCGATCATCGTCGCCGCCGGCCGCGGCCGACGCCTGGGCCCCGAGACCGCGGAGATCCCCAAGTGCATGGTGGCGGTCGGCGGGCGGGCGATCCTGCATCGGCAACTGGACGCCCTGACTGCCGCCGGCGTCGACGACGTGGTGATCGTGCGCGGCTACCTGGGCGACAAGATCCACCCGCCGGCGAATTTTGGCCGGGCGCTGCGCTTTGTGGAAAATCCCGAATGGGCCAGCAACAACATCCTCGCTTCGCTGATGTACGCCGAGAGCGAGATGGCGGGCGGCTTTCTGTTCTCGTATTCGGACATCGTTTTTGCGCCCGATCATGCTCGCCGGTTGGTGGCGGCTGGCGACGACGTCGGCCTGGTCGTCGATCGCCGCTGGGACGAAGCCTACGTCGGCCGCATCCAGCATCCGGTGTCCGAGGCCGAGCTGGCCAAGGTCGAGGGTGAGGGTCCCGGCGCGCGCGTCAGCCGGGTGGGCAAGCGCGTGGTGGCGGCCGACGACGCCGCCGGCGAATTCATCGGCCTGGCGCGTTTCTCCGACCCCGGCGCGCGCGCCTTGCGCGATGCCTGGCACGCGGCGCTGGCGCTGGGGTTGGATCGCCCGTTCGGCACTGCGGCTTCCCTGCGCAACGCGTACCTGTCCGACGCGCTGAACGCCATGGCCGACGAGGCCGTTCGGTTGTCGCCGCTGCTGATCGACGGCGGCTGGCGCGAGATCGACACCGAAGAAGATCTGGCGCGCGCCAGCTCGGTGGTCGATAGCTGGGGCTGA
- a CDS encoding AgmX/PglI C-terminal domain-containing protein yields the protein MKGFLLGLLVAGLIVGGYLFWKQRESALRVASPTPDGGAAAHDNGKDRKKRRRRGATRLGRGGDDGAPAHERRGAPAPVAAAEPEPEPVKLSAADLKLVTQGDDLSRPDVLHLDLSDDSGSRELDQDDIDSRFRAKEEAILGCISHARPDEETYVPGRVTVKFRIQRSGNVRGVRVEAPAILQRGGLTGCIKSVVGALRFPPSNGSQVVSYPFSLT from the coding sequence ATGAAGGGATTTTTGCTGGGGCTATTGGTGGCCGGATTGATCGTCGGCGGCTACCTGTTCTGGAAGCAACGAGAATCCGCGCTTCGCGTCGCATCGCCCACGCCTGACGGCGGCGCGGCGGCGCACGACAACGGCAAGGATCGAAAGAAACGCCGCCGGCGCGGCGCCACCCGCCTCGGCCGTGGCGGCGATGACGGCGCGCCGGCCCACGAACGGCGCGGCGCGCCCGCACCGGTGGCCGCCGCTGAGCCCGAGCCCGAACCGGTGAAGCTCAGCGCAGCCGACTTGAAGCTGGTCACCCAGGGCGACGATCTGTCCCGCCCCGACGTCCTCCATCTGGACCTGTCCGACGACAGCGGTTCACGCGAGCTGGATCAGGACGACATCGACAGTCGCTTTCGCGCCAAGGAAGAGGCCATTTTGGGCTGTATCTCCCACGCCCGCCCCGACGAGGAGACGTACGTTCCCGGGCGCGTGACGGTCAAGTTTCGCATCCAGCGCAGCGGCAACGTGCGCGGCGTGCGCGTCGAAGCGCCTGCCATCTTGCAGCGGGGCGGTCTCACCGGCTGCATCAAGAGCGTGGTGGGCGCCCTGCGCTTTCCGCCCTCGAACGGCAGCCAGGTGGTTTCCTATCCGTTCTCGCTGACCTGA